The genome window TAGCTCTTCCACTTATCTTTAAGACGAGACCTATTGAGAGAAGAATGGTTGCTGAACAAAACACAGCCGCAAAACCGAGAGGTCTTGAGGGTTGGCTCGTCGGCCTTCTGCAGATGAGTTACTCGATAACTGGTATGGGGTTTGTTATGTGGGTCCCAACCTATATGATCGAAGCCTACAGCTTTGATGTTAGTATTGCTTCCTTCATCGCCAGCCTCTTTATGGTGATCGGGATACCGACCCCTATCATCGGAGCTTGGTTCTCTGATAAAGTTGGGTCAAGGAAGGTTATTCTGGCACCATCCTTTGGTGTGCTTGCGCTTCTTTACCCCCTAACAACCTTCATCCCAAGCTACCTACTGCCCCTCCATATTCTCGCCGCGGGTTTCTTCTCAGGAATAGTCCCCGCTGTGATACACATCTGTGTTGTGGATCTACTTGGTCCTTCTTCAAATATCGGCTTTGGTATACTTAATGCGAGTAGGGGGTTTTCTCTGCTCTTCGGTCCGCTGATCCTAGGCGCGATTTTGAATACCACCTCGTCTTGGATGCTTTCGTTTGCCTCATTGTCTTTCTTCGCCGTCTTAGCCCTCATCTGCTCCTTATTGTTGCCAAGAATAAAGTGAGCGTTTGCCTCCTCCCCTCAATTAGTAGAGTTACAGGTGTAAGGAGGCTATTTTGTGAGATCTCTGTAGAAGCAGCTTCTATTGCCTGTGTGGCAAGCTACTCCGATCTGCTCAACTATGTAGATCAGAGAGTCGGCATCGCAATCAACCAGTATCTTTAGGACTTTCTGCCTGTTTCCGGATTCTTCTCCTTTCATCCAAAGCTTTTTTCTCGATCTGCTGTAGTAGTGCGCGTATCCTGTCTGTAGGGTCTTCTCTACCGCCTCTTTATTTGCATAGGCTAGCATAAGTATTTCTCCACTCCTAGCGTCTTGCGCTACGACTGGCACAAGACCTCCGCATTTTTCGAAGTCTACTTCATCTATCTTCATATTCTCACTACGACCCCTTTTGATCTAAGAAATTTCTTGACTTCCGGTATGGGGTAGGTGTTGTAGTGGAAGATGGATGCTGCTAGTGCTGCATCTGCGCCCGTTTTTTGGAAGACTTCAAGTATGTGTTCCGGCTTACCACATCCTCCACTCGCTATGACTGGTATGTTCACAGCATCGCAGACCGTTTTGGTTAGGTTTATTTCGTAGCCGTCTTCTGTGCCGTCTCTATCTATGGATGTTAGGAGTATTTCGCCGGCACCAAGCGCTTCCACCTTCTTCGCCCACTCCACAGCATCCAAGCCCGTGGGTCTCCTAGCACCGTAGGTGTAGACTTCGTAGCCTGAGGGCGTCTGGTTCGTCTGCTTTGCATCTATCGAGACCACCATACACTGGCTTCCGAAGCGTTTTGAGACCTCGGTCACTAGCGTAGGGTCTTCTACGGCTGCTGTGTTGATCGTAACCTTGTCCGCTCCACTACACAGAACTTCTCTAGCGTCCTCTACGCTTCTTATGCCGCCACCCACTGTGAAAGGTATGTCTAGGTTTGACGCAACATCTCTGACCAGCTTCTTTAAGATTTCACGTTTCTCTACCGAGGCTGTTATGTCGAGGAAGACGAGTTCGTCAGCACCGTCATCCCGGTACTTGCAGGCTAATTCGACAGGGTCGCCTGCATCCCTCAACCCCTTGAACTTCACGCCTTTAACCACCAGCCCTCGGTCCACATCTAAGCAGGGTATGATTCTTTTGGAGAGCATGTCTTTTAACCACCCTTTACTGCTCTTATGGCGTCTTTTAGGTTAAGTGTTCCCTCGTATAGGCATCTGCCTAGTATGCACGCGTATGCCCCAGCCTCTTTCAGGGCTAGTATGTGTTCTATGCTTTCGATGCCTCCGGCTGCCAAGATCTTGAGGCTTCTATTCTTTGAAGCTTCTCTTATGGTTGTGTAGTCTGGTCCAGATAGGGTGCCGTCTCTCTCTTTTGATGTTAGTAGTATGTATTTGACACCAAGATCGACCATTTCGTCTAGAGCTGCTTGGAGTTTTACTCCGCTCTTCTTTGTCCAGCCTTCTATGAGGGCTTCATCGTGTAGGTAGTCTAACGCTACAGCTACCCGCTCAGCACCATAGGTAGATAGCAGCTCACGGATGAACGATTTATCGAGGATTGCTTTTGTTCCTATAATTATGCGGTGCACACCGCTTTTGAAAAGATTCTCGGCTTTGGCGACGCTTCTTATTCCTCCCCCGACTTGAATCTTTGCCTTAACGCTCTTTGCTATCTCCTCTATCTGCTGTGTGTTATCGCCTAGACCTAGTGCTGCGTCTAAATCGATTATGTGGATGGTCTCTGCTCCCTCATCAACCCATTTCTGCGCAGTTTCAACTGGGTTGGTGTTGTAGATCTTTGCGCTGCTGGCTTCGCCTCTATAAAGTCTTACGACGCACCCCTTCATCAGATCGACCGCTGGTATGATCTCGAAGGTCATCTCTTAATCATCTTGAGGAAGTTTTTTAGTAGGGTCTTGCCTGTTTCAGCCGACTTCTCCGGGTGGAACTGTGTGCCGATTAAAGCGTCTCTGCCCACGATAGATGGGAAGGTTAGCCCGTAGTGTGTTTCGGCCAACACACACTCTTTATCTGTAAGTGAGGGGTAGTAGGAGTGGACGAAGTAGACCCAAGAGCCGTCTTGAACACCCTCTACGAACTCATGCTGTTTAACTATCGTTAGGGTGTTCCAACCTATATGTGGGATCTTAACCCCCTTCGGCAGCCTACGCGCTGAGCCTGGGATGAGGCTTAACCCCTTACCATCACCCTCTTCACTCCCCTCTAAAAGAATCTGAAGCCCTAAGCATATACCGAGCAGAGGTCTTCCAGCTTCTATGTAGTCGCAGATGGTCTCTCTTTCGCTGCTAAGCTTCTCTGCTACAGGTGTGAAGTTACCTACACCAGGCAGTATTAAAGCGTCTGCCTCTAAGCCGTCTTTAACGGTATTTATCAGCTTGACTTCTGCACCCAGTCTCTTTAGAGCGCAGGTTATGCTATATAGATTGCCTACACCATAATCCAGTATCGCTACAATCAAGCTAAAGGACACCTTTCGTGCTAGGTACGGTTTTGCGTCTGGGGTCTTCTTCTACGGCTTCTCTGAGCGCTAAAGCAAGCGCCTTAAAGGCAGCCTCTACCTTGTGGTGGTCGTTTTCGCCGTAGTGTATGTGTAGGTGGATGTTGGCTTGGAGGGAGTCTGAGAATGATCTTACGAAGTGGTAGATATCCTCAACCACCATATCTTCAACACATAACCCGGTTGTTTTAAGGTCTACTACACAGAACCTCCTTCCACCTAGATCTACGGCTGCTGAAGCTAAAGCATCATCCATAGGTGCTGAGGCTGAGCCGAACCTCTTGATCTTGGGCTCCTCCCCAAGTGCTCTTCTTATGGCGCTGCCTAGGCATATTGCGACATCTTCCACTGTGTGGTGTGTGAGATCTCCTTCTGCCTCTATTTCTATGTCTATCAAGCTGTGGTGGGCTAGTGTGTTGAGCATGTGTGTCAGATACCTTATGGCGCTCACTACCTTTGCTTCACCTTTGCCGTCTAGGTTTACTGATGCTTTGATGGTGGTTTCTTTGGTCTCTCTTGCTACAGTCGCCCTTCTAGCCACCTCCAACACCTCTCACATATTCGAGTACCTTCGGCAGATCGTTTACCGTAGGTATGATTATAGCTGCTTCAGCGCTCTTAAAGAGTTTTATCACCTTACTTGGGGTGTTTTGTAGAGCGTAGCAGCCTGCGAACAAAAATATACTCTTCACGCAATTTGCGTTCTTCGTCATTATGTAGTCTTCGGAAGAGTTACCTACGTAGAGCACAGACTTAACTTCGCCTAATCCAGAAGCAGCCTCTAGCAGAGAGTAGGGCTGAGGCTTAACATATGGTTTGATTTGTGATTCGCCACCCATCTTATACTTAAGATCCTCTAAGAAGACCATGCCCCTACTGTTAAAGTAGTTGAGGAGATCGCCCAGCGTCTTCTTTGTGGCTAAAGAGCTTCTGCCCGTGGCTAGACCTAGCCTACCTTCTCCAAGCATCTCTTCTAGAGCCTTGAGGGTCTCCTCTGCTACTATCAGCTTCTCCTTCTCGATAAGCCCGTTTTTGACCCTTAGCCCGCTCTCAAAGCCATAAAGTTCTTTGAAGAATTTCGAGCCGTAGAAGTATGAGTCGAAGACTATTGAGATGATGTTACGTGGGGCTTCGGAGTCGTATGCTAAGAATCTTATGAAGTCCTTAAGGTGCTCGGCGCACCCCTCTTGTTCGGCGGACTCTAAGATCTGTCTTTCAGCTATTTCTCTGTCATCTGGTCTGCTCTTTGTGAGTTTTATGAGCGCTTCTCTCAGCCTCTTACCATTCTCCCTGAAGTAGTCTTTCGGCAGCCCACCACTCAGCTTCGAGGAGACTGCTGTTAGGCTTTGTATGGCTTCCTCTGCGTCTATCTGCTTTGTTGCCTCGCTAAATGCTTCTTGGAAGCGCTTCGGTAAGCTCTTGAAGAGCGCGAGCGCTATGACATAGGTTGTGTCCCAGTCGAAGTTGAAGCCTCCCGATAGCCTCAGATTGTAGATTGCTTCTTTAGGTATGATGCTCAGCGGAAGATGTGTTTGTGTTAGATTTGTGAAGATATGCTGCACAGTTCTCCTGATGGCTTCGTCGTAGGATCTTCTTGCATCTATCAGCACGCCGTCGCAGTCGAATATGATAGCATCTAGCGACTTGATCTGCTCGAAGCTATCTGATCTGATGTATGCTCTGCCCCCATCTAGGCTGAGTTCTCGGTATTCGTTAGGCAAGCTTCTTCAGCCTCTCTTTGATCGAGCGTGCGTGCCCATGGAACCCTTCTCCCTCGGCTATGGTGACGAGGTCTTCAGCTACAGCCTTAAGCCCCTCTAGGGTACTTTCAACAACATTAACCCTCTTTAGGAAGTCGATGACGGAGAGTCCCGAAGCCGACTTTGCGTAGCCGCCAGTAGGTAGAATGTGGTTTGGACCTAAGCCGTAATCCGTTGCTGCTGCTGTTAAGTGCGGTCCTAGGAGTATCAGCCCAGCAGATGTTATCCTCTCAGCCAAACTTTTTGACTCGGCTGCGAATATCTCAAGATGCTCTGGCGCGAAATCGTTCACGAAATCTATGCAATCAGCGATATCCTCAGCTACCGCAGCGAAGCCATTCGCCCTTAACGCCTTTTCGACAACTTCTCGCCTCT of Nitrososphaerota archaeon contains these proteins:
- a CDS encoding HAD family hydrolase, which gives rise to MPNEYRELSLDGGRAYIRSDSFEQIKSLDAIIFDCDGVLIDARRSYDEAIRRTVQHIFTNLTQTHLPLSIIPKEAIYNLRLSGGFNFDWDTTYVIALALFKSLPKRFQEAFSEATKQIDAEEAIQSLTAVSSKLSGGLPKDYFRENGKRLREALIKLTKSRPDDREIAERQILESAEQEGCAEHLKDFIRFLAYDSEAPRNIISIVFDSYFYGSKFFKELYGFESGLRVKNGLIEKEKLIVAEETLKALEEMLGEGRLGLATGRSSLATKKTLGDLLNYFNSRGMVFLEDLKYKMGGESQIKPYVKPQPYSLLEAASGLGEVKSVLYVGNSSEDYIMTKNANCVKSIFLFAGCYALQNTPSKVIKLFKSAEAAIIIPTVNDLPKVLEYVRGVGGG
- the hisA gene encoding 1-(5-phosphoribosyl)-5-[(5-phosphoribosylamino)methylideneamino]imidazole-4-carboxamide isomerase, which produces MTFEIIPAVDLMKGCVVRLYRGEASSAKIYNTNPVETAQKWVDEGAETIHIIDLDAALGLGDNTQQIEEIAKSVKAKIQVGGGIRSVAKAENLFKSGVHRIIIGTKAILDKSFIRELLSTYGAERVAVALDYLHDEALIEGWTKKSGVKLQAALDEMVDLGVKYILLTSKERDGTLSGPDYTTIREASKNRSLKILAAGGIESIEHILALKEAGAYACILGRCLYEGTLNLKDAIRAVKGG
- the hisI gene encoding phosphoribosyl-AMP cyclohydrolase — translated: MKIDEVDFEKCGGLVPVVAQDARSGEILMLAYANKEAVEKTLQTGYAHYYSRSRKKLWMKGEESGNRQKVLKILVDCDADSLIYIVEQIGVACHTGNRSCFYRDLTK
- the hisH gene encoding imidazole glycerol phosphate synthase subunit HisH, giving the protein MSFSLIVAILDYGVGNLYSITCALKRLGAEVKLINTVKDGLEADALILPGVGNFTPVAEKLSSERETICDYIEAGRPLLGICLGLQILLEGSEEGDGKGLSLIPGSARRLPKGVKIPHIGWNTLTIVKQHEFVEGVQDGSWVYFVHSYYPSLTDKECVLAETHYGLTFPSIVGRDALIGTQFHPEKSAETGKTLLKNFLKMIKR
- the hisB gene encoding imidazoleglycerol-phosphate dehydratase HisB; its protein translation is MEVARRATVARETKETTIKASVNLDGKGEAKVVSAIRYLTHMLNTLAHHSLIDIEIEAEGDLTHHTVEDVAICLGSAIRRALGEEPKIKRFGSASAPMDDALASAAVDLGGRRFCVVDLKTTGLCVEDMVVEDIYHFVRSFSDSLQANIHLHIHYGENDHHKVEAAFKALALALREAVEEDPRRKTVPSTKGVL
- a CDS encoding MFS transporter, producing the protein MTIALLSASAGMYNYFKLSPLIPSIIEDFKFSYGLVGLLAGSFGLLQLILSIPMGMLVRRQSLRKATVYALILMILGALMAGAASDLYLLFVGRLIEGAGLALALVTAPFLVAEVSVKDRIWFGLGVLMIFMPIGNILGLNVSSWFLKLFGWRGAWLTGVILPILALPLIFKTRPIERRMVAEQNTAAKPRGLEGWLVGLLQMSYSITGMGFVMWVPTYMIEAYSFDVSIASFIASLFMVIGIPTPIIGAWFSDKVGSRKVILAPSFGVLALLYPLTTFIPSYLLPLHILAAGFFSGIVPAVIHICVVDLLGPSSNIGFGILNASRGFSLLFGPLILGAILNTTSSWMLSFASLSFFAVLALICSLLLPRIK
- the hisF gene encoding imidazole glycerol phosphate synthase subunit HisF, which codes for MLSKRIIPCLDVDRGLVVKGVKFKGLRDAGDPVELACKYRDDGADELVFLDITASVEKREILKKLVRDVASNLDIPFTVGGGIRSVEDAREVLCSGADKVTINTAAVEDPTLVTEVSKRFGSQCMVVSIDAKQTNQTPSGYEVYTYGARRPTGLDAVEWAKKVEALGAGEILLTSIDRDGTEDGYEINLTKTVCDAVNIPVIASGGCGKPEHILEVFQKTGADAALAASIFHYNTYPIPEVKKFLRSKGVVVRI